The following nucleotide sequence is from Mesobacillus jeotgali.
TCCCGGCAGCTCCCATTTTTCGCATTGGGATTGACGATAAAATAGATCTTCTCCATATGATCAACCTTTTTCTAATTAATAGGTCCTTTTATTATTCGCTCTTCGGATTGTTATCCCACTCAAGCCTTCTGACGGATGTTGTCTGGCCGTACTGCAGAAGAACCTGTGCTGCTTTTAATTGCATATGCTTCAATGGAGATTTCATGCCTCTCAGGGCCATGAACCATTCCTCGAAATTTCGTTTTTCAATGAATTGAACGCCATAAGGCGGCTGTGGATAGTCGATGAACCCATTCCTGCTGATCAGCAGTTTTTGCACTGGAAGCTCAACATCGTACATATCAAAAAGAGTCTTGGCGATTTTCTCTGTCCGGTTAAGCGCAATCAGCGGATTCAGGATTTTCTTTTCCTTATTCTTCGTTTTCTTGATCCAGAAGCGGTCCTTGGACCCTACATAAGCTGCATTCTCTTCGTTCTCGATGAACGAAATGCACATGGCTGCAGCTGGAGTGATGATGATCAACTCTGCTTCGACCGGAGCTTTTTTTAATAAAAATATAGGTTTATATAAAATGAGAAAGGTATCGGGAAATCGCTGCAGTAAAAATTTCAGGGTCGGATCGCTGAAAAATTCTTTTGCAATGAATGACCTTTCCGTCAATGTCGAGCTGGCCCATTTTAGCTGGAATGGCAGCAACCCATCGAGGAAGTGCTGTTTTAATTCCTCAATTGTCTTTAAGTGACTGATTGAATCCAACATACCATCGTCCATCAAATGATCCTGGTCTTCCGTATGTTCCCGTGTGCCCTCCTCCTTCACGGGCTCTGGCTGGCGCGCCATGCTTTTGAGCTTATGAAGGAGATTATTCGGCTGCTCCTCCTGCTGGATATCAAAGTGATTTTTAATAGTTTGTTCAGGACCGTTTTCCCATTTCTCCCTAATTCCCTCCCATTGTTTTTTCTTCAGACGGACATATCTGGAGGGATAAAGGTAAATGTCCTGTGCATACCGTGATACATAGTCCTGAAGCTTGATTAATTGTGCCATTATTCGACCTGCCTTTAATCCTGCTTCCCATTCAAATCAAGACCGGGAAGCAAACGGGAATAGTGTTATTGGTTCATATTTTGGACTTTTCCCCAAATGAGTCTTGTACAAAACGACCCTCTCAGCTTGAAAAGTTAGTTCTTTGTTAAAAGGGTTGACTGCATCCAGCTGGCCCGCTTGGAAGTCTTCTTCGCCTGCCCATTTCCTCGCCATGGTGATATGTGGGCTGAACGGGCGTGTTTCAAGGGTAAAACCAGCGGCAATGCATGCAGAAAAAACCTTTTCTCTTACTTCATTCAATTGTGTGGATTTTTCAAGACCGGCCCAAAAAATCCTTGGAGAATCCTTTCGGCCGAAGGTGCCTAATTGATTGATCTCCAGTTTAAAAGCTGGTGTATTGTTCAATGCTGCCTCAATCACTTCATTGGCAGCCTTTATTTTCGCTTCAGGTGCATTTCCGAGGAAAGCAAGCGTGATGTGTAAATCCTGTGGATGTACCCAGGTTTTAAAAGGCATGTTTTCCTTCAAGCTGTGGATTGTCTCCTCCAGTATTGCTTTTGTCTCCCCCGGAAGTTCGAGAGCATAGAAATAATGCGTATGCAATCAAATACACCCTTTCTTGTCCACTTGAATTTATTGTAGCAAATGGCATGTAATATTGGCAGAATTTCCTTATAAACATTTCTAATCCATACAAGTTGATAGGAATAGTCTTTTTTTATATGATAAAAAGAAGCTATAGTTATTTTTCAGTTGCTTATCATCAATTATTCACTAAATTGGAATACTAAAGCAGTCCATCACGATCAAGGAGGCTATCACATGAGAGTCGTTAATAATATCGCGTCATTAATTGGCGAAACGCCGCTTGTAAAATTGAACAAGTTGGCACCCGAGGGCGGGGCAGCGGTTTACCTCAAGCTTGAATACTTCAACCCTAGCAAAAGCGTAAAAGACAGGGCTGCATTCAACATGATTGTTTCAGCTGAAAATGAAGGAAAGCTGAAGCCCGGTTCTACAATCATCGAGCCCACAAGCGGAAACACAGGCATCGGCCTGGCAATGAATGCAGCAGCAAGAGGCTATAAAGCAATCCTAGTCATGCCGGACACGATGACAGAAGAGAGGATTAATTTGTTGAAAGCCTATGGAGCTGAGGTCGTGTTAACGCCAGGCGACGAAAAAATGCCAGGTGCGATCAAAAAGGCGGAAGAGTTAGTAAAGGAAATTCCAGACAGCTTCATGCCAATGCAGTTTGAAAATGGAGCAAATCCAGACGCCCACAGGCAAACAACAGCAAGAGAAATCATCGAGGCGATGGAAGAACTGAAAAAGCCTCTCAGCGCGTTCGTTGCTACCGCTGGAACTGGCGGAACGATCACCGGAACAGGCGAAGCCCTGAAAGATGAATTTACGGAACTGGCTGTACACGTTGTTGAACCTGCTGGGTCCCCAGTGCTATCCGGCGGCAAGCCCGGCAAGCACAAACTGGTCGGCACAAGCCCTGGCTTCATCCCTAAAATCCTCAATCAGGATGTTTATGAAAAAATCCATAAAATCGAGGATGAAGATGCCTATGAAACAGCTCGAAGACTGGCCAAAGAAGAAGGCATTCTTGTCGGCCCATCATCAGGAGCTGCTTGCTTCGCCGCCATCAATGTCGCCAAGGACCTGAAGCCCGATGAAGTCGTCATTTGTATAGCCTGTGATACTGGAGAAAGATATCTATCCAGTGATTTATTCAGGTTTGAAGATTAGCATTCAAAAAGCTCAATACAAAGAGGCGTGTGGTCATCCACACGCCTTTTAACTCGCTATTTATCCATCTCTTCCTCTTCATCTTCAAAAATCGTTCCCGAATGAAGTGTCACTCCTGACACGATTTCTTCCATTTCATCCTGAATCCTTTCAGTGATTTCCTCGCGTTCTTCAGGAGATAATTCCTCTTTTGTATAGCCGAAAAGGTAATTATCCAGATCAAACTCTCTCAGCTTGCACTTCGTATGGAAGATGTTTTCCTGATACACATTGATATCGACCATATCGAATTGATCTTTTACATTCTCGGGGATGTAGTTTTGGATCGAGCTGATATCGTGGTCGATGAACAATTTATTGCCATCTTTATCACGTGTAAAGCCTCTTACCTTATAATCGATTGTCATGACATCAGTTTCGAAGGAATGGATAAGGTAATTCAACGCCTTCAGCGGCGAGATTTCCCCGCATGTCGAAACATCGATATCAGCCCTGAATGTACTGATTCCCTCGTCCGGGTGGAATTCCGGATACGTATGGACGGTAATATGGCTCTTGTCCAGCTGCAGGACCACATTGTCAGGCAGCGGACCCGGCGACTCATCATACGCTTCATCAGGAACCTCGACGACCGGTCCTTCAGAAACAAGTATGGTCACACTTGCCCCCTGCGGCACATAGTCCTGCTTGGCCACATTCAGGACATGGGCACCAATGATATCTGAAACGTGAGTGAGGATTTTTGTCAGCCTTTCTGCATTATACTGTTCATCAATATAATCAAGATAAGCTTCACGCTCTTCCTTTGTCTTGGTATAACAGATGTCATACATATTAAAACTTAATGATTTCGTCAGATTATTGAATCCATGCAATTCAATATGCTGTTCCGAAGTGATTTTCATTTCTGTTCCCCCTGTTCGGTATTCTGCTGTAGTTTGTCTGAGTAAGAAAAAAAGCAGGTATCCAGATGATTTAAATATTTTTATGATACCCATTCCTGCCAGGAAAAAACAAATCAAGCGATAAAACCTTCAGGTACCCTTCTTTGAGCAAAAAATAACCTGCAGCGTTAAAACTGCAGGTTAATAATTATAATTGGCCGCACTGGCTTTCAATTTCTGCTTTAAAAAGTTTTTGGAGATTCGTTGTGACAGGGCCTGGCTCTCCGTTTCCTACAGGCTTACCATCGACTTCTACAATTGGCATGACTTCGACGGTCGTACCCGATGAAAAGACCTCGTCAGCAGCAGACAATTCATCAAGCGTATAGGCTCGTTCCTCAAAAGCAATGTTCTCATTTCTGCAAATCTCAAGAACCTTCTGTCTTGTGATTCCATTAAGGATCAAATTGTCAGCCTGATGCGTGATGATCACGCCGTCTTTTACAATTGAAATGTTGGAGTGGCTTCCTTCGGTAACAGTTTCCCCACGGTGAAGAATCGCCTCAAAACAGCCAGCCTCTGCTGCCTTTTGTTTCGAAAGCAAATTCCCAAGCAAATTCAAGCTTTTAATATCGCAGCGAAGCCAGCGAATGTCTTCATCAAGGATCGTTCTGACCCCTTTTTCCATGGAATCCACAGGGCGTGCCACCTTACGCGTGTACGCGACAAACGTTGGTGCCACATCTCCCCCTGGGAAAACATGGTTGCGCGGTGAAGTTCCTCTTGTAAACTGCATATACACGATCCCAGTGTCCAATTCATTTTTCGAAATCAGGTCTTCCATTTTTGACTCAAGCTCACTAGGGCCATATGGAAGCTTCATCCTGATTTTTTCTGCACTTTCAACGAGTCTGTTCAGATGCTCTTTACCAGTGAACATTTTGCCGTTATAAACCCGGATTACTTCATAAACACCATCGCCAAATTGATACCCTCTGTCCTCGATGTCTACCTTGGCGACGGCTCTGTCAAGAATCTCTCCGTCTACAATTACATATTCCATCCTCTTTCCCCTCCTGGTTGTTCGGGCATACCCTTATTCAATACAAATTGCTCATTTATTTTGCCAATTCATAAATTGCCTGTGCATAAATCGCTGTTGCTCTGAGAAGGTCCTCAATGATCATATACTCATCCTTCTGGTGAGCAATGTCAGGTCTTCCTGGGAAAAGCGGTCCAAATGCCACACCTGATTTCAGTGACCTAGCATATGTTCCGCCGCCGATTGAAATGAGTTCCGCTTTTTCACCAACCTGCTCTTCGTATACTTTTTTCAAGGTCTGGACAAGGAAATCACTTTCATCGACATGGTGCGGATTCGAATTTGAGAAATTCTCGATGGTCAGCCCTTCAGCCTCTAACACTTGATTTAAGATTTCCTTTGTCTTCTCTAGGTCGGTCGTTACAGGATAGCGCATGTTCAATCCAGCGCGGCCACCTTTAGCCTTTGAGTAAGACAGCTTGCCGACATTGATCGTCAGGTCCCCGGTAATGTCATCTGCATAAGCGACGCCCAGTTCTCGGCCGCGTGAATCTTTGCCCAAGTACTTGGCTACGAATTGAAAGAATTTTTCACTGCTTCCATCAAGGTTCATCTCAGAGAGGAAGCTAGCCATAAGCAAGCCAGCATTTTTGCCATTGTCAGGCTCCATGCCGTGTGCTGATACACCTTCAAGCTCAAGGATTAACTTGCCGCTTTCTACAACAGCTCTGCCATCCAATTCATTGTTCCTTTTGAATTCATCAAAGCGCTGGACAACATCTGTTTGCCCTTGCTGAACGACCAATTCTACCTTAGCAAAATCAGGTACCATATTATAGCGGCGACCGGATGAAAACTCGATTACCTCTGCATCAAAATCTTCTTTTTCAATTCCGGCTGCTTTTGAAACTAAGTCATAATCAGCAATCCCTTTTTCAGCGTAAATGATCGGAAAGTCGGCATCAGGCGCAAAGCCCATCGCTGGCATTTCCTCATGTTCAAAATAATGGTCAACACAGCGCCATTCGCTCTCCTCATCCGTACCAATGATCATCCTGACACGCTTATTAAGGGGCAAGCCTGATTCTTTAACGATTTTCATCGCATAATAGGCTGCCATCGTCGGCCCTTTGTCGTCGATCGCGCCGCGGGCATAGATTTTCCCGTCGCGGATTTCTGCACCATAAGGATCACTTGTCCAGCCGTCTCCTTCTGGTACTACATCAACATGGCAAAGCACTCCGACGATTTCCTCTCCCTGCCCGAATTCAAGGTGTCCAGCCAGATTGCCGACATTTTTGGCCGTAAAACCATCCTTTTCACCAAGCTGAAGCATGAAATCCAATGCTTCTCTGACACCCTCGCCTAGCGGTGCCTCAGCTGTAGCATTTTCCTCATCGAGCACACTCTTGATTTTAAGCAAGTCCTGAGCGTCCTTAATTAAATCAGATTCTCTTTTTTCTACTTCCTTCGTCCAGTTGATTGAAGTCATTCTTCCAAACCTCCATATCTTGTTCTATATGTATTTCCCTTAAGAATTACACTTAAGCCCGGCAATGTTCTTATTGTACCTTAAGTTTCAAGTTGAAAACTTGATTTTTATTTTACTCCTGTTAACCACAATTCGTAAACTGCAGCACATTAGATATTTTTTCTCAATTTTCTAATAACTGTCATAATTAACCTGTTTAAGACCATATCGTTAAGTATATAAACGATTTGAAGGGAGGCAGTTATCTAAATTAATTGTTAATTTTTCATAAAAAACAGTGAATAATCTGGAATTTTACATTATTAAAGTGTAAAATAGTCCAAAAGGTAAGACATCTTATGATTGCCTTTTAAAAATGGACGCAAAAGGAGCTGTCTGGAAAGAAGAAAACTACATACTTGGGGATTCGTCTTCAATCAATAGTCGGTTGCAGGAATATGACAAAGGGGTTTAAAAAAGGATAGGGAGTGGTTGTTTGAAACCTTCGACTAACCGGATGATAAACCGCATCAAATCCATCTACATGTATATATGTCAGAATGGTACTGTCACAACTCAAGATCTTGTAGAGGAATTCGGAATTACTCCTCGAACCATCCAGAGGGATTTGAATGTCCTGGCTTATAACGACTTAGTGAAAAGTCCGAGCCGAGGTAAATGGACAACGACCCAGAAAAAGGTGAAGATGTCGTCTTAAGAAGACTGTTAGAATTTCATAATAAAAAAAGAAATCGCCTGAGCTCGTCTCAGCGATTTCTTTTTTTATACCTCATAATTTTGCAGCATTTCCACTTCTTCATCGGTAAGTTCCCTGTATTCCCCAAGCTCCAGCGTTTCATCGAGCTTCAGCGGACCCATCGATAATCGTTTCAGATAAATGACCCTTTTTCCGACAGCTTCGAACATCCGCTTCACCTGATGGAATTTCCCTTCGGTAATCGTCAGCTCAATATCAGACGTTAAGCCTGATTTTAAGATAACAAGTTCACCCGGTTTTGTTTCATAGCCATCATCGAGTGTGACGCCTTTTTTAAACGCTTCGATATCTTCTTCCGTCACTTCTCCCTCAATTACCGCGAAATATGTCTTGGGGACATGTTTTTTTGGAGATAAGAGCCTGTGGGAAAGCTGTCCATCATTCGTGATCAGCAAGAGGCCCTCCGTATCCTTATCAAGCCTCCCTACCGGAAATGGCTCAAATACCTGGTCTTCAATCTCAAGAAGGTCGATGACCGTCTCATCACGGTTATCCTCAGTCGCGGAGATGACACCAGGCGGCTTGTTCATCATTAGATAAATAAATTCTCGGTAATGAATTTCTTCCCCGTTTAATGTGATCGAATCGTTTTCAGGATCCACATGGTGCTTTGCATCTTTAACAATTGCGTTATTTACTTTTACAGCACCGTCTTTTAAAAGTTTCTTTACATCTTTCCTGCTTCCGTATCCAAGATTGGAAAGCACTTTATCGATTCTCATTTTTGTACCTCCTTTATTCATATGGGCAGGTGCCCATTCCATTTCTTGCTAGCTTACATAGACTAATATCATACTTTACATCAGATTATGAGGAGATGACCTGAATGAACCATCGACAACAAGGACAAGGCTTGTACATCCCTATTCCCGGCCTGCCGGGAGGAGGCTTCCCGGGTGGTGGTTACCCTGGCGGCGGATATCCCGGCGGCGGTGGCCAATTTGACCAGAGACTAGACCGCCTTGAACGGCAGGTTCAAAGATTGAACAACCAGCTGGACCGGCTCGAGCGCAGGGTCGACAGGATTGAACGACGTTTGAATATACGCGATGACCAACAGTTTTTTTATTAGGGTGCATTAAAAATGGCCTTCATAACCGAAGGCCATTTTCCTATTAAACCGGCAGCCTTAACTTGCGCTTGATCTTGGTGACCCGGTCTCCGAATAGCCTGTCTACCAATTTGGTCCGGAATCCGAGGTAAAAATAAACCGCAGCCCCTACAAGTGCAGAGATTCCAATCAGCACAATCGACTGGAATTTTGCAGCCGGTGAAAGGAATTGGACAAGCATTTCATAGAATGCCATCGTCACTCCTGCCATTAAACCAGAGAAAATCAATATCAGGAAAATTCTTCTCGTCACGAAGCCCATTGGATATTTAGCGAATTTTTTAATTACAAACAAATTAATTAGGATTGCAGCGATATAGCCAAGAGCTGTTGACATTATCGCGCCCTGTGTTTCAAACACCTTAATTAATGGGATGTTGAATGTTAGCTTCACCAATAATCCCGTCAGCAAACTTAAAATCGTGAATCGCTGCTCGTTAATACCCTGCAGAATGGCTGCTGTTACAGTGAATAGTGCGAATAGGATAGCTACTGGTGCATAGGTTGTTAATACTTCAGTGCCCAGGTCGTTATGTGCATAGAAAACGGAATACATTGGTTCAGCTAGTATTGCGATCCCAATGGCAGCAGGTACTGTTAGATACATCAACACCTGGAAAGTCTGGTCAAGCTGCCGTCTCATACCCTTTCGGTCGTTTTCTGTAAAGGCCTTTGTAATGCTTGGTACCAGCGTCAATGAAAAGGCCGTAGCAAGAGAGACTGGTATGATAACAAGTTTATGCGATTGGAAATTCAAAACTGAAAATGCCGAACTTGCTTCATTTGAGCTAAATCCAATTGAAGTCATTGTTTTGGTAAAGGTCATCATATCAACAAACTGGAACAGAGGGTTGGCAATCCCGACAAATACAAAAGGTGCTGCATACAGCAAGATTTCCTTATAGATATCCTTTAAGGAGATATCCATCGCCCTCTTGTCTTCTTCCAGCAGCTTATCTAAATGAGGCTTCCTTTTTACCCAGTACCAGGCCAGTACCCCAAGACTGCCAAGCGCTCCAATGAATGCAGCGAACGTGGCTACACTTACAGCGGTAACCATATCCCCCTCAAGTACATTCAGGACAACAAACGCCCCGGCCAGCACGAATACGATCCTGACTATTTGTTCTACAACCTGGGAAACTGCTGATGGTCCCATTGACTGATGTCCCTGGAAGAAACCGCGAATCAAGCTCATGAACGGAACAACAATCAAGGCAAAGCTGACCGCACGAATAACTGTCGTCACATCTGCAGCGGTTATTTTCACATTTTCATCATTACTTGTATCCATGACAACTTCAGCAAGTCCGGGAGCAGTTACATACATAATCAAGAAAGATAAAATTCCGGTTGCCAGCATGACTGCCACACCAGACTTAAACAATTTCCTTCCGACCGCATACTCCTCAAGAGCATTGTATTTTGCTATGAACTTAGAAACAGCAAGCGGTACACCAGCTGTGGCAACACTAATGAAAATTGTATATGGAATGTAAGAGAAAGAGTATAATGCTGTCCCATACTCTCCCACAATCGCAAAAAAGGGAATAACATAAAATAACCCAAGCACTTTAGACAAAATCGTGCCAAGTGTCAATATGAACGTCCCTCTTAAAAGCTTTGATGACATAAAATCCCTACTTTTCAATCAATAAAATAAAAACAGATTACAAACTTGTATTTTACCATAAACACAAACAGACACTATGATATTTATCAATGGATGCAGATTTTTCCTGCATCCTTGCTGCAGATATTTCCTGCACCCCTGTCAGAAATTCCTGCATTCCCTAGTTTACTCCTTCTCCAGGCTGACTGCCAGTTTTCCGGCTGGGAATTCGTTTGAATAACCTCATTTATGACAATGTTTTTAGTGAAGAGTTGCATTATAATAATAAAAGTGCTGAAATGAGTTAAAAAAAGTGAAACGAAAAGTTGGTGAAGCAATGAAATACGATGTAATCGTCCTTGGCGGCGGTCCATCTGGCTTGATGGCTGCGATTGCTGCTGGTGAGAAAGGCGCAAAGGTGCTGCTGATCGACAAAGGAGACAAGCTTGGCCGAAAGCTGGCGATATCCGGAGGGGGCCGCTGCAATGTGACCAATCGGCTGCCAGTGGATGAAATCATTAAACATATACCCGGAAATGGGCGCTTTTTATACAGCGCGCTCTCCATTTTCAGTAATGAAGATATCATTTCATTTTTCGAAGGGCTTGGCATCCAGCTGAAAGAAGAGGATCACGGCCGGATGTTCCCGGTAAGTGACAAAGCTCAATCTGTTGTTGATGCCCTTTTATCAAAGCTAAAAGAATTAAAGGTAGAAATCAAGACGAACACTCCTGTTGCACATGTGCACTATAAGGATGGCAAGGCGGAGTCTGTTGAATTAAAGAATGGTGAAGTGTTCTATGCAGGCAGCGTCATCATTGCTGTCGGCGGAAAATCAGTGCCACATACCGGATCCACTGGTGATGGATATGCGTGGGCGGAGAAAGCGGGACATACGATTACGCAATTGTTCCCTACCGAAGTGCCGGTGACCTCAGCTGAACCATTTATAAAAGAAAAGGTTCTCCAGGGGCTTTCGCTGAGGGGAGTCGCACTCAGCGTACTTAATCCCAAGGGTAAAGCGCTGATCACTCACAAAATGGATATGATTTTCACCCACTTCGGCATCAGCGGTCCTGCGGTTCTCCGCTGCAGCCAGTTCGTCGTCAAGGCGATGCAAAAGTGGAATCTGAAAGAAGTCGTCATGTCCCTTGATGCCCTTCCCGATATGAAAGAGGAAGAATTGTTCCAGGAAATTAATAAACTGATCAAGGCCGAGCCGAAAAAAGCGGTGAAGAATTTGCTTAAAGGGCTGTTGCCCGAGCGTTACCTGATGTTCCTGCTGGAGCGCAATGAAATCGACCCGGCAATGCAGGGCGGACAGCTGGGCCATGAAAAAATCAGAAGTTTCGCCAAGTCTGTAAAGCAGTTCGAATTCAAGGTCAACGGCACCCTGCCGCTTGATAAGGCCTTTGTCACCGGTGGAGGCGTATCCGTCAAGGAAGTCGAGCCGCAAACTATGGCATCCAAGAAAGCAGAAGGCCTGTATTTTTGCGGAGAAATCCTCGATATCCACGGCTATACTGGAGGCTACAATATTACCTCCGCCCTTGTCACCGGCCGACTTGCGGGATCTAATGCCGGGGAATATGCGCTGCAACAATAAGTAAATGGCTAAGTGTCCGTCATTGTTTTTTTGACGGACACTTTTACTTATTACCCACCTGTTTTTGTCCGTCATGGGCTTGATGACGGACACTTTTGCCGGTTTCCCGCCTATTTCTGTCCGTCATGGGCTTGATGACGGACACTTTTGTATGTTTCCCGCCTATTTCTGTCCGTCATGGGCTTGATGACGGACACTTTTGCCGGTTTCCCACCAGTTTCTGTCCGATATCCTAAAATAAAACAAAGCCTGAGTGAAATCACTCAGGCTCTGTACACAACCATAGCTGAAAAACAGTAGATCTGTTCTTCGTCCTCTTCTTCTGGTATGACCGCGACATTGTATTTAATGTCCAAGAGTTTTTTCTCATCAAGTTTCTCCAGAAAGCGGTTCATATCCTGTTCTAAATCTTTTTCATGTTCATGATCAAATACTCTGACCTGGATCAAGGTTAGTCGCCCTTCCTTTTTAACATCCATTCTGGCCAGATTTTCAGAATTTTATAATTATGGACGTTTTGTTTCTCCGCCCCAGCTCATCATACCGCCAACCATGTTGCGGACTTTGTAGCCTTGCTCGTTCATGTAATGGCAAACGTTGCCGCTGCGTGCGCTTGAACGGCAGATGAAGATGTATTCCTTGTCCTTGTCGAATTCGTTCAGTCTTTCAGGAATCTCCCCCATTGGCACGTGCTTAGCTCCAGGAATCATACCTGATTCGACTTCATCATGTTCACGTACATCAACCATTTCTGGCTTTTCGCCAGCTTCCAGCTTCTTTTGAAGTTCTTCCGGAGAGATAGTCTCAATTTTATTCATTAGTCATTTCCTCCATTTTTAATAAAATTCATCCCTATAAAGGATTCAATACCCTATTATTGTATTTTCCCCTATTTATTATATAAAAACTCTTTTAATAATACAAAGAATAAACCTCTTGGGGTATATTACTATTTTAAACAAAGGACCGCCTAGGCGATCCTTTGCTAGTACATATTAGTTAGCAACGATATTGACAAGCTTTCCTGGTACAGCAATCACTTTACGGACTGTTTTGCCGTCGATTTGTTCTTTGACAGCAACATCACCCATTGCGATCTGCTCAAGTGTTTCTCTGTTCGCGTCTGCCGGTACCATCATTTTCGCTTTGATTTTACCGTTTACCTGGACAACGATTTCGACTTCATCGTCGACTAGCTTGGCTTCATCATAGGCTGGCCATGCTGCATATGTGATTGACTCACTGTGGCCAAGCTTAGCCCAAAGCTCTTCTGCGATATGCGGTGTAATCGGCGCCAGCATTTTTACAAAGCCTTCAACGTATGCTGTTGGAAGCTCTTCGGCTTTATATGCTTCATTGATGAAGACCATCATCTGAGAAATCGCTGTATTGAAACGAAGCCCTTCATAATCTTCCGTCACCTTTTTAACAGTCTGATGGTAGACCTTCTCAAGGTTCGTGTTTTCAACATCCTTTATTTTCTCATTCAAGCTGCCGTTTTCATTGACAAACAGGCGCCAGATTCGGTCAAGGAAGCGTCGTGATCCGTCCAGACCATTTGTAGACCATGCGATGGATGCTTCAAGCGGCCCCATGAACATTTCATAAAGACGAAGCGTATCTGCACCGTGGCTTTCTACAATTTCATCCGGGTTGACGACATTACCTTTAGATTTGCTCATCTTTTCGTTATTTTCACCAAGAATCATTCCCTGGTTGAAAAGCTTCTGGAACGGTTCCTTCGTGTGGACAA
It contains:
- a CDS encoding pseudouridine synthase translates to MRIDKVLSNLGYGSRKDVKKLLKDGAVKVNNAIVKDAKHHVDPENDSITLNGEEIHYREFIYLMMNKPPGVISATEDNRDETVIDLLEIEDQVFEPFPVGRLDKDTEGLLLITNDGQLSHRLLSPKKHVPKTYFAVIEGEVTEEDIEAFKKGVTLDDGYETKPGELVILKSGLTSDIELTITEGKFHQVKRMFEAVGKRVIYLKRLSMGPLKLDETLELGEYRELTDEEVEMLQNYEV
- the pepV gene encoding dipeptidase PepV, which produces MTSINWTKEVEKRESDLIKDAQDLLKIKSVLDEENATAEAPLGEGVREALDFMLQLGEKDGFTAKNVGNLAGHLEFGQGEEIVGVLCHVDVVPEGDGWTSDPYGAEIRDGKIYARGAIDDKGPTMAAYYAMKIVKESGLPLNKRVRMIIGTDEESEWRCVDHYFEHEEMPAMGFAPDADFPIIYAEKGIADYDLVSKAAGIEKEDFDAEVIEFSSGRRYNMVPDFAKVELVVQQGQTDVVQRFDEFKRNNELDGRAVVESGKLILELEGVSAHGMEPDNGKNAGLLMASFLSEMNLDGSSEKFFQFVAKYLGKDSRGRELGVAYADDITGDLTINVGKLSYSKAKGGRAGLNMRYPVTTDLEKTKEILNQVLEAEGLTIENFSNSNPHHVDESDFLVQTLKKVYEEQVGEKAELISIGGGTYARSLKSGVAFGPLFPGRPDIAHQKDEYMIIEDLLRATAIYAQAIYELAK
- a CDS encoding NERD domain-containing protein; this encodes MAQLIKLQDYVSRYAQDIYLYPSRYVRLKKKQWEGIREKWENGPEQTIKNHFDIQQEEQPNNLLHKLKSMARQPEPVKEEGTREHTEDQDHLMDDGMLDSISHLKTIEELKQHFLDGLLPFQLKWASSTLTERSFIAKEFFSDPTLKFLLQRFPDTFLILYKPIFLLKKAPVEAELIIITPAAAMCISFIENEENAAYVGSKDRFWIKKTKNKEKKILNPLIALNRTEKIAKTLFDMYDVELPVQKLLISRNGFIDYPQPPYGVQFIEKRNFEEWFMALRGMKSPLKHMQLKAAQVLLQYGQTTSVRRLEWDNNPKSE
- a CDS encoding DeoR family transcriptional regulator gives rise to the protein MKPSTNRMINRIKSIYMYICQNGTVTTQDLVEEFGITPRTIQRDLNVLAYNDLVKSPSRGKWTTTQKKVKMSS
- the thpR gene encoding RNA 2',3'-cyclic phosphodiesterase; the encoded protein is MHTHYFYALELPGETKAILEETIHSLKENMPFKTWVHPQDLHITLAFLGNAPEAKIKAANEVIEAALNNTPAFKLEINQLGTFGRKDSPRIFWAGLEKSTQLNEVREKVFSACIAAGFTLETRPFSPHITMARKWAGEEDFQAGQLDAVNPFNKELTFQAERVVLYKTHLGKSPKYEPITLFPFASRS
- the dat gene encoding D-amino-acid transaminase; the encoded protein is MEYVIVDGEILDRAVAKVDIEDRGYQFGDGVYEVIRVYNGKMFTGKEHLNRLVESAEKIRMKLPYGPSELESKMEDLISKNELDTGIVYMQFTRGTSPRNHVFPGGDVAPTFVAYTRKVARPVDSMEKGVRTILDEDIRWLRCDIKSLNLLGNLLSKQKAAEAGCFEAILHRGETVTEGSHSNISIVKDGVIITHQADNLILNGITRQKVLEICRNENIAFEERAYTLDELSAADEVFSSGTTVEVMPIVEVDGKPVGNGEPGPVTTNLQKLFKAEIESQCGQL
- the speD gene encoding adenosylmethionine decarboxylase; the encoded protein is MKITSEQHIELHGFNNLTKSLSFNMYDICYTKTKEEREAYLDYIDEQYNAERLTKILTHVSDIIGAHVLNVAKQDYVPQGASVTILVSEGPVVEVPDEAYDESPGPLPDNVVLQLDKSHITVHTYPEFHPDEGISTFRADIDVSTCGEISPLKALNYLIHSFETDVMTIDYKVRGFTRDKDGNKLFIDHDISSIQNYIPENVKDQFDMVDINVYQENIFHTKCKLREFDLDNYLFGYTKEELSPEEREEITERIQDEMEEIVSGVTLHSGTIFEDEEEEMDK
- the cysK gene encoding cysteine synthase A, producing the protein MRVVNNIASLIGETPLVKLNKLAPEGGAAVYLKLEYFNPSKSVKDRAAFNMIVSAENEGKLKPGSTIIEPTSGNTGIGLAMNAAARGYKAILVMPDTMTEERINLLKAYGAEVVLTPGDEKMPGAIKKAEELVKEIPDSFMPMQFENGANPDAHRQTTAREIIEAMEELKKPLSAFVATAGTGGTITGTGEALKDEFTELAVHVVEPAGSPVLSGGKPGKHKLVGTSPGFIPKILNQDVYEKIHKIEDEDAYETARRLAKEEGILVGPSSGAACFAAINVAKDLKPDEVVICIACDTGERYLSSDLFRFED